The following proteins come from a genomic window of Aquimarina sp. MAR_2010_214:
- a CDS encoding SMI1/KNR4 family protein translates to MNPKQKLESILGNEYESENGDLYKIQLLDGMTNKEISEYKKQLPNNHLPSEIEELLKFSIGFDFYGLEAVRFDTYGQFGFEEMFPNSIPLTGDEFGNFWILDIDKKGNWNSVYYVCHDPAVIVKHSENLSEFIEQIHEFIKKENESVLNIIHKKTVMEIWTEKVGIMERNEKDYKFENAQVDLPEIFLVADLTDQPIKTGFPWGKSGANTKIIRPSDKPIWIVEKKVKQGFLSRLLGGK, encoded by the coding sequence ATGAATCCAAAACAAAAATTAGAATCTATTTTAGGTAATGAGTATGAATCTGAAAACGGAGATTTATATAAAATACAGTTGTTGGATGGAATGACAAACAAAGAAATTTCAGAATACAAAAAACAGCTTCCAAATAATCATCTTCCATCAGAAATAGAAGAACTCTTGAAGTTTAGTATAGGATTTGATTTTTATGGATTAGAAGCAGTGAGATTTGATACCTATGGCCAATTTGGCTTTGAAGAAATGTTCCCTAATTCAATTCCACTTACAGGAGATGAATTTGGCAATTTTTGGATTCTAGACATCGATAAAAAAGGAAATTGGAATTCAGTATATTATGTTTGCCATGACCCAGCAGTTATTGTTAAACATTCTGAGAATTTAAGCGAATTTATTGAGCAAATTCACGAATTTATAAAAAAAGAAAACGAATCAGTTCTTAATATAATTCACAAAAAAACAGTAATGGAAATTTGGACTGAAAAAGTCGGAATAATGGAAAGAAATGAAAAGGATTATAAGTTTGAGAATGCGCAAGTTGATTTACCAGAAATATTTTTGGTAGCAGATTTAACCGACCAACCAATTAAAACTGGATTCCCTTGGGGTAAATCTGGTGCGAATACTAAAATAATAAGACCATCAGATAAACCGATTTGGATTGTGGAGAAAAAAGTAAAACAAGGGTTTTTATCGAGGTTATTGGGGGGAAAATAA
- a CDS encoding Fic family protein, which produces MDLNDFISGKHIKQIEYKSFSPEKINHEWIVSTPEVNKLLSEANRLIGELNAFSQIIPDVDFFITMHILKEATTSSRIEGTKTNMEEALVKEEDINPEKRDDWAEVQNYIKAINISIKELEKLPISSRLIRNTHKIILSGVRGKHKMPGEFRTSQNWIGVTLKDAIFIPPHHSEVIELMSDLEKFINDQENHIPHLIKIAIAHYQFETIHPFLDGNGRLGRLLITLYLVSNDVLKKPSLYLSDFFEKNKGYYYDNLMTVRLTSNLTQWVKFFLVGVIETSKESIQVFKDIIALKNNIETVRLPKLGSKIKNGQLLMKQLFQIPIIDSKQVSELLQISASTANRLIKDLIDLEILTELTGYKRNRKFMFKEYFKIFHAETKN; this is translated from the coding sequence ATGGATTTAAATGATTTCATTTCTGGAAAGCACATTAAACAAATAGAATATAAATCATTTTCCCCTGAGAAAATTAATCACGAATGGATTGTATCAACTCCCGAAGTGAATAAATTATTATCAGAAGCAAATAGACTAATCGGAGAATTGAATGCTTTTTCACAGATTATTCCTGATGTTGATTTCTTTATTACAATGCATATTCTAAAAGAGGCAACAACTTCTAGTAGAATTGAAGGAACAAAGACAAATATGGAGGAAGCCCTAGTTAAAGAAGAAGATATCAATCCTGAAAAAAGAGATGATTGGGCAGAGGTACAAAATTATATAAAAGCAATTAACATCTCAATAAAAGAATTAGAAAAACTACCTATTTCAAGCCGACTTATAAGGAATACCCATAAAATAATTCTCTCTGGAGTAAGAGGAAAGCATAAAATGCCAGGTGAGTTTAGGACAAGTCAAAACTGGATAGGAGTAACATTAAAAGATGCTATTTTTATTCCTCCGCATCATTCAGAAGTAATTGAATTAATGAGTGACTTAGAAAAATTTATTAATGATCAAGAGAATCATATTCCTCACTTAATAAAAATAGCAATTGCACATTATCAATTTGAAACAATTCATCCATTTCTAGATGGTAATGGTCGACTTGGCAGACTTTTAATTACACTTTATTTAGTTAGTAATGATGTGTTAAAGAAACCATCTCTTTACTTATCTGATTTTTTTGAAAAAAATAAAGGGTATTACTATGATAATTTAATGACTGTGCGTCTTACAAGTAATTTAACACAATGGGTTAAGTTTTTCTTAGTTGGTGTTATCGAAACTTCGAAAGAATCAATACAAGTGTTTAAAGATATTATAGCCTTGAAGAATAACATTGAAACAGTAAGATTACCTAAATTAGGAAGTAAGATTAAAAATGGTCAACTATTAATGAAACAACTTTTTCAAATACCAATTATAGATTCAAAACAAGTTTCAGAACTATTACAAATTTCAGCATCAACTGCGAATAGGTTAATTAAAGATTTAATCGATCTGGAAATATTGACAGAACTAACAGGCTACAAACGGAATAGAAAGTTCATGTTTAAAGAATATTTTAAAATATTTCATGCGGAAACAAAAAACTAA
- a CDS encoding alpha/beta fold hydrolase, with translation MEICIKKSTFLYSIKRVITPILIVTLVLTSCKQNSSNKTNVEVETIKSDSISEQKYVIIEGIEQFILVSGQSKSNPLLLILHGGPGTSEMPMFRKYNSELEKHFLVVHWDQRSAGKSFSKEIPNSTINVPQMIEDAHQLTRYLKKKFKKEKIFLLGHSWGSFLGINTVFKYPEDYYAYIGTGQIANQLISEQLGYEFVLQKAKEANDIESIDDLNKLGQLTIDDKTPEEIMSWIFKQRGYLGKYGGAMFEMDGAKMMMSAFAESKDLTDYDKEHFMDGSMLSLYKLFPTVLKTDLTTKITELKVPTYFLQGIADYTTSYSEAKKYFGQLKVPQKEFIDFNKSGHNPPFEESEKFNKIMINKVLKHADKK, from the coding sequence ATGGAAATATGTATTAAAAAATCAACCTTTTTATACTCTATTAAAAGAGTAATTACACCCATACTTATAGTTACTTTAGTTCTAACTTCCTGCAAACAAAATTCTTCTAACAAGACGAATGTTGAAGTTGAAACTATAAAGAGTGACAGTATTTCGGAACAGAAATATGTAATAATTGAAGGAATAGAACAATTCATTCTTGTTAGTGGACAATCAAAATCTAATCCATTATTATTAATTCTTCACGGTGGACCAGGAACCTCAGAAATGCCTATGTTCAGAAAATATAATAGTGAACTCGAAAAACATTTTTTAGTTGTTCATTGGGATCAACGTAGTGCAGGGAAATCTTTTAGCAAGGAAATTCCAAATTCTACAATAAATGTCCCCCAAATGATTGAAGATGCACACCAACTTACACGCTATCTAAAGAAAAAATTTAAAAAGGAAAAAATATTTTTGTTAGGACATTCTTGGGGTTCATTTTTAGGTATCAATACAGTTTTCAAGTACCCAGAAGATTACTATGCATACATAGGTACTGGACAAATAGCAAATCAATTAATAAGCGAACAATTGGGTTACGAGTTTGTCTTGCAAAAAGCCAAAGAGGCAAATGATATTGAATCTATTGATGACCTGAACAAATTAGGGCAGTTAACAATAGACGATAAAACGCCAGAGGAAATTATGTCTTGGATTTTTAAACAACGAGGGTATTTGGGTAAATACGGAGGTGCAATGTTCGAAATGGATGGAGCGAAAATGATGATGAGCGCCTTTGCCGAAAGTAAAGATTTAACTGATTATGATAAAGAACATTTTATGGATGGCAGTATGCTATCACTATACAAATTATTTCCTACAGTCTTGAAAACTGATTTAACAACCAAAATAACAGAATTAAAAGTGCCTACATACTTTTTACAAGGTATAGCAGACTATACCACATCATATTCGGAAGCAAAAAAATATTTTGGCCAATTAAAAGTTCCTCAAAAAGAATTTATTGATTTTAATAAATCTGGACATAATCCACCTTTTGAAGAATCTGAAAAATTCAATAAAATAATGATTAACAAAGTGCTTAAACATGCAGATAAAAAATAA
- a CDS encoding radical SAM protein, whose product MKKQYKVILISMSGVRVYNKRLLDLGLTLPGFVERSEVITSLPSLGLLTLAAHTPENWEVIYKELDNFSESEIIEIINKKPDIIAFSSLTARINETYKLSQRFRNIGITVAIGGLHVSAVPNEAQKFADIVIQGEGEIIWKTILNDFENNSIKPFYSSLSNSKYTFRFNSCKIPKYELLDISRYNRLTIQTTRGCPLNCSFCAASRTISSYKKKSILQIEKELNKILEVWERPFIELADDNTFIDKKWSRELLTLFAKYKIKWFTETDISIAYDDELLKLLAKSNCAQILIGFETANKNGLKGIDRGNWKHKQFDNYLKAIDKIQSYGISVNGCFILGFDTDTKETFKETKQFIIDSNLSEVQITLLTPFPGTELYNQLKKEDRLLTENYWDKCTLFDVNFIPKNFSVIELETEFENLMENVYSKELVADRKKHFKKTLLNRKKTNLYESI is encoded by the coding sequence ATGAAGAAACAATACAAAGTCATTTTAATTTCAATGAGTGGTGTAAGAGTTTATAACAAACGATTACTTGACCTTGGATTGACTTTACCCGGATTTGTAGAAAGAAGCGAAGTAATTACAAGTCTCCCAAGTTTAGGTCTATTGACACTTGCAGCTCACACACCTGAAAATTGGGAAGTAATTTATAAAGAATTAGACAATTTTTCAGAATCTGAAATCATAGAAATAATTAATAAAAAACCAGATATAATTGCATTTTCTTCATTAACTGCTAGAATTAATGAAACGTATAAATTAAGCCAAAGATTCAGAAATATTGGAATAACAGTTGCCATTGGTGGATTACACGTTTCAGCAGTTCCAAATGAAGCACAAAAATTTGCTGACATTGTAATACAAGGAGAAGGCGAAATAATTTGGAAAACAATTCTTAACGACTTTGAGAACAATTCAATCAAACCTTTTTATAGTTCGCTTTCAAACTCAAAATATACTTTCCGTTTCAATTCTTGTAAAATACCAAAATATGAATTGCTTGACATTTCAAGGTATAATAGGTTAACAATTCAAACTACTAGAGGTTGTCCTTTAAACTGTAGTTTTTGTGCAGCTTCTCGAACTATAAGTTCCTACAAAAAGAAATCAATATTGCAAATTGAAAAGGAATTAAACAAAATACTTGAAGTTTGGGAAAGGCCTTTTATCGAGTTAGCAGATGACAATACATTTATAGACAAAAAATGGTCAAGAGAATTGTTAACCCTATTCGCAAAATATAAAATCAAATGGTTTACTGAAACGGATATTTCTATTGCGTATGATGATGAGTTATTAAAGCTTTTGGCAAAATCCAATTGTGCTCAAATTTTAATTGGATTTGAAACCGCAAATAAAAATGGACTGAAAGGAATTGATAGAGGTAATTGGAAACATAAACAATTTGATAATTATTTAAAAGCTATTGACAAAATTCAATCCTACGGAATATCTGTTAATGGTTGTTTTATTCTTGGATTTGATACAGACACAAAAGAAACATTTAAAGAAACAAAGCAATTTATAATTGACAGTAACCTATCAGAAGTTCAGATAACTTTATTGACACCATTTCCAGGAACTGAATTATATAATCAACTTAAAAAAGAAGATAGGTTATTAACTGAGAACTATTGGGACAAGTGCACATTATTTGATGTGAATTTTATTCCGAAAAACTTTTCAGTAATAGAACTTGAAACAGAATTTGAAAATCTAATGGAAAATGTCTATTCCAAAGAGCTTGTTGCAGATAGAAAAAAGCACTTCAAAAAAACACTATTAAACAGAAAAAAAACGAATCTATATGAGTCTATTTAA
- a CDS encoding DUF6500 family protein → MNEIIRQKIINICNEKIEKKGTGVGLSFYAFFANKNDNPKLLMEVAEWWIMKHKLDHFEKAIKIREMVQNKL, encoded by the coding sequence ATGAATGAAATAATAAGGCAAAAAATAATTAATATTTGTAATGAAAAAATTGAGAAAAAAGGAACAGGTGTTGGGCTTTCATTTTATGCTTTTTTCGCCAATAAAAACGATAACCCAAAACTATTAATGGAAGTTGCAGAGTGGTGGATTATGAAACATAAACTTGACCATTTTGAAAAAGCAATTAAAATCAGAGAAATGGTCCAAAACAAATTGTAA
- a CDS encoding NADPH-dependent FMN reductase, with translation MTKRLKILGINGSASQNSSNLSILNKIAELGKSQFDLNIIDDLTELPHFKTELTDNNVPEKIIEFRNQIENADGIIICTPEYVFSIPSGLKNAIEWCVSTAVFSDKPIGLITASASGEKGHEELKLIMKTVQTNFTDETTLLIQGIKGKINNSGEILDDNTKNQLEKFVQSFNRLNEKSTGNTA, from the coding sequence ATGACTAAAAGACTTAAAATTTTAGGGATTAATGGAAGTGCAAGCCAAAATTCTTCGAACCTTTCCATTTTAAATAAAATTGCCGAACTCGGAAAATCCCAATTTGATTTGAATATAATTGACGACTTGACCGAATTACCACATTTTAAAACGGAATTGACAGATAACAATGTTCCCGAAAAAATAATTGAATTTCGTAATCAAATTGAAAATGCAGACGGAATCATAATCTGTACACCTGAATATGTTTTTAGTATCCCAAGCGGGCTTAAAAATGCAATTGAGTGGTGTGTTTCGACTGCGGTATTTTCTGACAAGCCAATTGGACTGATTACAGCTTCTGCAAGTGGTGAAAAAGGACACGAGGAATTGAAACTAATAATGAAAACAGTTCAAACAAATTTCACAGACGAGACTACGCTTCTGATACAAGGAATTAAAGGTAAAATAAATAATAGTGGGGAGATTTTGGATGATAACACGAAAAATCAATTAGAGAAATTTGTACAGTCGTTTAATAGATTAAATGAAAAGTCTACAGGTAACACGGCATAG
- a CDS encoding DinB family protein codes for MKYLIQNIIQQYKEVQNGKLWIGSTFTSKLNQVDENMVFKRPIIGLHSIAEIISHLTLWRKETILKIETGEGSKTDDCEENWLTNDKLELMGWRYIKSEYDKTLTELINLLKSKDDEFLNKEYYDTDFKGNYKYRFVINGMLHHDIYHLGQLGIIIKYLKENNNS; via the coding sequence ATGAAATATCTAATTCAAAACATTATTCAACAATATAAAGAAGTCCAAAATGGAAAATTATGGATAGGTAGCACATTTACTAGTAAATTAAATCAAGTTGATGAAAATATGGTTTTTAAAAGACCAATTATAGGTTTACACAGTATCGCAGAAATAATTTCCCATTTGACGTTGTGGAGAAAAGAGACCATCTTGAAAATTGAGACGGGCGAAGGAAGTAAAACAGATGATTGTGAGGAAAACTGGTTGACTAATGACAAACTGGAATTAATGGGTTGGCGATATATCAAATCAGAATATGATAAAACTCTTACAGAATTGATTAATTTACTAAAATCAAAAGATGATGAATTTCTGAATAAGGAATATTATGATACAGATTTTAAAGGCAATTATAAGTATCGTTTTGTAATTAACGGAATGTTACATCATGATATTTATCATTTAGGACAACTTGGAATAATCATAAAATATTTAAAAGAAAACAACAATAGCTAA
- a CDS encoding RNA polymerase sigma factor, translating to MPVNEKNISNKIDHLFRHEYGKLVSVLTKTFGTSNIELAEDIVQEAMLEALNRWTYNGIPTNPVGWIYKVAKNKAVNILNREKYKRQYASDIAHLLQSEWTVAPTLEQIFTDKEIADDQLRMIFTCCNPIISKDSQVALTLKTLCGFSISEIAKAFLTTEENINKRLVRARKSIKDANILFEVPTGRELEQRLSSVLETIYLLFNEGYNATSVDNPIRYELCEESIRLTEIIASNQIIKSSNTYALLALMIFNTSRFKSRIDEFDNILDLEHQDRNQWDKELIKKGLYYLEFATQQNEVSIYHILATISAHHCTALDFKSTDWKSILSLYDMLIKIDNSPIVLLNRAIVFSKTASPKKALQQLEKIKDNSVFSSYFPYYTTKATLHFQNKESKKAKKLLDDALKKFDTRNHKHLINKVLNDFSGNI from the coding sequence ATGCCCGTAAATGAAAAGAACATATCGAACAAAATTGATCATTTATTCAGGCATGAATACGGTAAACTTGTTTCGGTATTAACCAAAACATTTGGAACTTCAAATATTGAACTTGCTGAGGATATAGTACAAGAAGCTATGCTCGAAGCTCTAAATAGATGGACTTATAACGGAATCCCAACTAACCCTGTCGGATGGATTTACAAAGTTGCTAAAAACAAAGCAGTAAACATCCTGAACAGAGAAAAGTACAAAAGACAATATGCTTCTGACATTGCTCATCTTCTGCAATCTGAATGGACTGTAGCACCCACTCTAGAGCAAATCTTTACAGACAAAGAAATTGCAGACGACCAACTGCGAATGATATTTACCTGCTGCAATCCTATCATTTCAAAAGATTCACAAGTTGCCCTTACCCTAAAAACTCTTTGTGGGTTTAGTATTTCGGAAATTGCAAAAGCATTTCTGACTACCGAAGAAAACATCAATAAAAGATTGGTAAGAGCAAGAAAATCAATTAAAGATGCAAATATTTTATTTGAAGTCCCAACTGGAAGAGAATTAGAACAGAGATTATCAAGTGTTCTCGAAACTATTTATCTTCTGTTTAACGAAGGTTACAATGCAACTTCTGTCGATAACCCAATTCGTTATGAACTTTGTGAAGAATCCATTCGATTAACTGAAATTATTGCATCAAATCAGATCATAAAATCTTCTAACACATATGCTTTATTAGCGTTGATGATTTTCAATACATCAAGATTTAAATCAAGAATTGACGAATTTGATAATATTCTGGATTTGGAACATCAAGATAGAAATCAATGGGATAAGGAATTGATAAAGAAAGGGCTTTATTATTTAGAATTTGCAACACAACAAAATGAGGTTTCCATTTATCACATTCTTGCCACAATTTCTGCCCATCATTGTACAGCACTTGATTTTAAATCAACAGATTGGAAAAGTATTTTATCTCTATACGATATGCTCATCAAAATAGATAATTCACCCATTGTCCTACTAAATAGAGCTATTGTTTTTTCCAAAACCGCAAGTCCCAAAAAAGCTCTTCAGCAATTAGAGAAAATAAAAGACAATTCTGTTTTTAGCTCATATTTTCCATATTATACTACAAAGGCAACGCTTCATTTTCAAAACAAAGAGTCAAAAAAAGCTAAAAAACTCTTAGATGATGCATTAAAAAAATTCGACACAAGAAACCACAAGCACCTCATTAACAAGGTTTTGAATGATTTTTCAGGAAATATTTGA
- a CDS encoding YciI family protein, whose translation MQEFMIFIKTKGDHLASLSPEQQQAHVQKIGKYIGGLMDSGKLKGAQPLEMGGAVIHGNKGVFKDGPFNESKEVIVGYFHIVAKNLEEAIEIAKANPVFDDSEGSIEVRPIKQMDGIN comes from the coding sequence ATGCAAGAATTTATGATTTTTATCAAAACCAAAGGCGACCATTTGGCAAGCCTTTCGCCAGAACAACAACAAGCCCACGTACAGAAAATCGGGAAATACATAGGTGGTTTAATGGACTCAGGAAAACTAAAAGGTGCACAACCGTTGGAAATGGGTGGAGCTGTAATTCACGGTAACAAAGGTGTTTTTAAAGACGGACCTTTTAACGAATCGAAGGAAGTGATTGTAGGCTATTTCCACATTGTGGCTAAAAACTTAGAAGAGGCTATTGAAATTGCAAAAGCAAACCCAGTGTTTGACGATTCTGAAGGTTCAATTGAAGTAAGACCTATTAAACAAATGGACGGTATCAACTAA
- a CDS encoding YHS domain-containing (seleno)protein, with protein sequence MKKRTKIILLSLVAIVAFIFIFAKANRISPLSWGHKEVNQSMFSNEAANGYDVVAYFTENKAIVGNETYSFNWKNADWFFSSEENKSLFIQNPEKYTPQYGGYCAFAVSTGFTANTDPNSFEIIDDKLYLFDGKSVKTDWKKNLKENLQKCGMNWK encoded by the coding sequence ATGAAAAAAAGAACTAAAATAATATTACTATCACTCGTAGCAATAGTCGCTTTTATTTTCATTTTTGCAAAAGCAAACCGTATTTCACCATTATCTTGGGGGCACAAGGAAGTTAATCAATCAATGTTTTCAAACGAAGCCGCCAATGGCTATGATGTCGTTGCCTACTTTACAGAAAACAAAGCTATAGTTGGTAATGAAACCTATTCCTTCAATTGGAAAAATGCAGATTGGTTTTTTTCATCAGAAGAAAACAAAAGTTTGTTCATTCAAAATCCAGAAAAATATACTCCGCAGTATGGTGGTTATTGTGCCTTTGCCGTAAGTACCGGGTTTACAGCGAATACAGATCCGAATTCTTTTGAGATTATTGATGATAAATTATACCTTTTTGATGGAAAAAGTGTGAAAACAGATTGGAAAAAAAATCTAAAAGAAAATTTGCAAAAATGTGGAATGAACTGGAAATAA